The genomic stretch CATTTACGGCTTGCATGCATACGATGAAAACTCAAGAATTCCGGTGGTCGCGATCCTTAACGCCAATAGCGAAGAAAGAGCATTTCAATTCATCGTCATTAACAACAAAGTTTCAAAGGTTCCGGCCGACCACATTAGAGCACTGACTCTGAAATATACCGGAAATCCCGATGAAGCAGATTTGGCTCAGCGGCTAAAGATGGCTAAACTGTCATTGAGTCAAACTTTGAACTATGTTGGCTTCGCTAATGATTTACCGGACAGCCCATTTTATGGACTCGTCTCAATGCCACACGTTGCCGAGGACAACAGAAGGGTTGTCCCAGCAGCAATTGAAGCGTCAATCGCTTATATACAATCCAAAAATATTAGAGAACTCTCAGGGGATGATTCTGCCTACGATTTCTTCATCACTATTTGGAGTACAATTAAGGACACTTGGCCCAATACTTTTGCACAATCTGCAAAGCTTCTAAGCAAGGTCGGCCTTGTTTCTATGACTCAATTTATTACGGATACCATTAATACGATTTCCAGTTATCCGGGGAGCAGCGTAGACATTGCTGATTCGGAATCTCTTTGCATAGCAATTAAAAAAATACTCACTACGCAATCAGAAGATTTTTGGATGTGGGACTGGGACTTGGCCATATCAGACACTAGAAGTGTTAGAGAAGCCATTCAGAATGCACTTGAAAACATACATCAAAATAATAGATACAAAGAAAATTGGTTCAATCAAATTGATTTTATCACGCCTCCAAATTAAGTAAAAAAGGGCAAGAATAAATCTTGCCCTTTAAAACTGACAATAGAATTGCGTCACGCAAGTCCAGAAAATAAATCTTCATCGCTTTTACTGGCCATGTAGGATAGACCGCGATGAATATGTGCAGCCAAGACTTGACGGAGTGACTCCTCCCCAAGCTCTTGGGCATCTTCGACTGCTCTGACAATTATTAGATTCCAATACAACACCTCTTGACCACTGGTAAACACCCTCCAATCGAGTTCAATTCCTCCATTGAAATTGATACTTTCTTTTGGTGGGACTGTTGGATTCGCCAGTGATATGCAAAGCGCATGGCGACAAAGAGTGTTGTAGTGTTCGATACCAGTTCTACGCTTCAAGTTAGCCAATTGATTCTTAGCAGCTGCGGAAAGTCGGATACGATCAATCATGATATGGCTTCGGCTAAGATTTGAGGCTGATGAAGGGCCGCGGAGCTGCTTCGGCTAGCATCATCAAAAATTAGCTCGTATTCTCGGTTTAAGTGGCGTTGTAGAGTTTGGTAGACTGAGCCCTCTACCTCTTCATCCGTAGAAAGCACCAGCACTTGGTGCGAGATCTTTGCAAAGAAGTTGTTAATCAGCGCCTCTCGATGCTTGCGATCCAGTCGCGCTAACGGCGTATCCACTACCACAGGGAATCGCCCTTTGCGCTCGCTAATCAGCGCGCTTAGTACAGCAATAGCTAGAATCTGGCGCTCCCCAGCAGAGAGACGCTCCATAGGCAGCACGTGACCTCTGACATCCTCAATCGCGACCGCGTAACTGGTTGGGTCTACGACTACCTTGGATACCAGATTGCGCTTGCGTAATAGCCTCTTGAATTCTGTAGTGATCATGTCCGCAAGCCATTGTGCCTTCGAGGCGAGAAGGCGTTCACGAAAGATAGCTAAGGCTTTCTTGGCGCGCGCGGAGGCATCCAGTGCTTTCAATTCCAGAGCATTATCTTTGAGTTCGGCGCGCATTCGCTGAAGCGAGGCATTCCAGCGGTTTTCGAGGTGCGTTTGCATAGCCCGTGCTTCGGACAGCTCCGTTGTGAGCCCTTGGAGTTCTCTTTCCGCATCCGCTACTGCCTTAGTGTGATGTTGCATGCCGTCAAAAATATCGGACAACTGCTCTTTCGCGGGAATCTGCGCAGCTGACAATTGCGTCTGTTCGAGCATCTTTGCTGCATTCTCAACTTCTGCAGTGGCCTTTTTGAGCTGATGTGCTGCTTGCTCAAGACGAGGCTCAATTTCAAGCGGGTCGGCCCCAAGCAACAAAATGGGCTCTGGGCCTTGGGGCACGGCAAAACGCTTCAGGTCCTGGCGAAGAAGGGACGCGACCGTATCTTTTGCTTGAGGCGTCTGAATAGCCAGCAATTGCAATATGCGTTCGTCGCGTTTTGCAAACTCACCAGCCAACAAATTTGCATGCCTAGCTTGCTTCTCCTGCTGCATTTGCGCCCTGTAGCGTTCCCAAAGCGGCTTTATCCATTGCAGCGGCAAGAAAGGGTCTTCCAACGCATGCACCAACCCATTATGGGCGATCTCATGCTGCTGCTTTGCAATCTTTGCTTGCTCATTAAGTTGTGCTGCTTGCTGATAGGCGGTAAGCCCGTTGCGTTGCGCAGCTACCGAGAAGGCTTCAAGTCTGCGCTGAGCAGCATCAAGCTCACTATGGGCCTGCCCTTGGCGCTGTATCAATATATCGATGCGATCGTTGACCTCTTTAAGTTGGCGGTCAAAATCGTCTGCATCTGCACGAGCCTTATCAAGGCTATTTGCGGTATCTTTTTTACTCGCCGCCCGCCTCTCCAATGCTTTGAGATCGTTCGCCAAGGTATCAATACCACCCAAACCCAGGAAGACCTCGGTAGCCCTGCGCAACAAATGAGGCAGCCGCTCCGGGTTGGCGAGTGATTCGATTTTCTCACCATCAAACAGGAACAGTTGCACCAACTCCACAGGCAAAATCGAGTTGATGAATTCGTCCCACATCTCGGTGTATTCAAGATCACGCATGCCATTGCTAAAAACAGCAAACTGCTCTTTCGGGCTGCTTTTATGGGGCTCCCATTCGCGGTGCACAAGCAATGTTTGCTTGTAAGCGCCAATCTCAATTGACAGTGTCAAATCGACAACTGCGTTGCTGACGGCGTCTTTACGCTGCAGACCGGCAATCAGCTGATCATACTCGGAGCGCCGTGCCGGGTTGATGGCTTTGTAGCCGTACAAGCCAATTTGCAAAGCGGTGAGGAGCGTTGTTTTACCACTGCCATTCAGAGCCTTGATTAGAATGACTGGGCGATCTCCTTTCACATCAAGATCAATTGTTTGCCGTTCGCGAAACGGCCCCAAATTTTCTATCGCAATTTGGGTAATGGTTAACTTAGCCATACGGTTATTGTTCTTCTTGGGCGGTTACGTCAACGAGATCATCAGAGAGATCCTCAGCAACGGACTGCGCGGTTTCCAGTGCAAAGGCAAGCGCTTCGTCTTCGGTACGGAAAGCATTTGCTTTAAGCACACTTTCTAGATTATCCAAGTGTTTGGAGCGCTTTTGCGATTGCATCGACTGAAATTGCACTGCCAGCAGCGAGCGGGTAAGCCGGTACAAGCGGTCAGCCGCCTGCGGATCCAACTCTGCGGCTATATCTTTCAGCATTTGCAGATCGTCTGACTCTAGGGGAACCGGCTCCAACAACTTGCCAGGATATACCTGGCCAAAGACCTTTTCGTATATCTTGGGCACCAAATCTTCGATTTCGCCCTTCTCTTCAACCCATATCCTGCGAATTTCGTCGATTTCGTCCAGTCCAATCAGCTCAATCCGTCCATAACCCACGGCCTTAGCAGACTGCACCGCTTTCTGCGTGCGCAGTAACTCCTCCAGCAATCTGGCTCGTTGTTCTTGCAGGTATGGCCCATGGATAAGTTCTTGCGATTGATCCATCGCTTTGACCCGACCATTCAACCGGACAAAATCTCGGACCTCTCGATCCTTGGTAGTCAGATTCTTATTCCGGAAGTCCAGAATTGGTTGCATCCAGGCCTTCTGCTCATCATTCTGGATCATGGCTTGCATGGACTTGTCTTGCGAAACCATAGTGCAGACATAGCACCCGAAGCGACTATCGCCACAGCTGGGCGTGGAGGTATCAACAACGATTGGGCATTCCGCGTCTGCAGTGGCACCACGGTAAATGTTGAAGAGCTCCTGATTGTCCACGCCCCAAGGGTTGGGCTCGGTAATGATGTATTCCCAGACATCGTCACTAGTCCAGGTTTCAACCGGTAAATACACCCAGACACGTGAAAGTTTGGGGTCTTTGTTGCGGCTCAACCGCGCTCGCGAACTTCCACTATATTGATCCATGACTTTGTCACGCGCCTGGCTCTCACCGCGGCGTTGGCCCAACACGAGAATCGCTTCGTTGTTGGCCTCTGAAAGTTCTTGAATAAACTTGGTCGAAGCACTGATCTTCAGCCGATCGGTACACCACCGAAAGCGGTTGCGCGGTGCGGGATAGCCTTTGCCAATCAAACTAACCCAGAAGCGGTTCTCCAACGCTGGAGTAAGGCGATGCGCCTTGATGGGCAACCCTTGGCCCTCCGCCGCACGGCGAATGCACTCGAGCGAATTCTCAACCCAAGCTGCAATCACCGGGTTCTCAACCAAGGTATCAGTGCTGATTACATGAACGTCTTTAACGCGTTGCTCAGCTGGCAAAGCGGCTATGGCGTTCCATACCAGTTGCAGCGAGGCGGTCGAATCTTTGCCGCCGCTATACCCAATAATCCAGGGAATGGTATCTGCGGTGTAGATCGACTGGATCTCTTGAATGATGACATCAACAGGAGTTGTCACTTGGAGTCCTCTTTCAATTGCGCGGAAAAACCATGTGCGGCACTAAAAGCCTGTTCCACATCAAGCTCTTCCGGTGTTAATGGCAAACCAAGTACACGCTTGATTTCATTGCAGGTGAGGGTTACGTTCTGGCTTGATTTAGACATGCGTCCACCAATCATGGCCCGGCCCTCCCATGTGGGCGCATTTTTGCGGGACCAGTCAATATCTCGAAGTTTGCCTAACATTTTTGGCAGGTCCGGACGACTGGACTGATACAGGAATTTGCCGACCCGCCCCAGTGCCTGCAAAACAATAGCGTGGGAGTGGATGAAATCTTGCCTGACTTCACCGGCAGTCATCCTGGACTCGCGAACATAGATCCACTCAGGGAACTGGGCACCCACGATCTCCCAGAACTCTTGGCATTTTTTAGAAGCCGCAGTGAAATCTTCAAGTTCCTTTTCCGGAAGCATTTCCAGGATCGCAAAATGAAGTGCGCTCAGCGTAAAAAGCTTGCGCGAGCGTTCCGAAAGGGATGAGCGTTCGGTTTCAATCAAGTTGTGAAATACTTTAGAAGTGAGGCTCAGGTGCTTGGCGACATTTGCAGCCGCACTACGATGGTCGTATAACACGCCCAATGAAGATGACGGCTTGACAGCATGTCTGTTCAAATCGGCGAACATCTGCTGACAGCGTTCAAGACCATGATCCAGGAAGAACACGACAGCTATCGTCTCGTCACCCAACTCTGGCGCAGCCTGTAATGCCTGCTCGACTGCAGCGCGGCGATGTTGTCCATCGTTCACGATAAACTTGGCATGCATATCGACCGTCAGCGTACCCATCCGGAAATTGGTAACGTTGTCGCTACCAACAGGCGCGAATGAAACAGCCCCATCTATGGACGCGGTGATGGCAGAAAAGATATAGCTTTGAGGGTTGTTGACAATGTAGCGACTAATATCCGGGACTCGGGCTTTGTTCAGTGTGCGCTGGGCGCGCAACTCAGGCATCAGCTCTTCATTGTCGAAAATGAAGATCTTTGAGAGCAAGCGCAGCGGACACATCGAGACGTAGTACTCACGTCCAGCTTGTACCCCGCGAATCGCCGGAAAAACGTAGGAAAAATTGTCCGCCATGGTGGCCCCAACTTTACCATGTTTGTGTTATCACAAACATACATACGTTTGTCAGATAAAACATCCTACGCGTAAAATCCGACGCGGTTTCCAGCCCTCCAGCCCCCCAATAAAACCGGCAAACGTGAGCATGAAATGAACGACTCCCCAAGAAAGCTCGAACTGCTGAAGCATCAGCTATCGTCGAAGCTTGAGGCTCAAAAGTGGGATTATCGCAGGCAAGAACTCGCGTTTCTCGAAGCGGGACAACACCTTAGGGCCTTGAATCAGATCATGTGGCAAGTACCGAGCATGACAATCGCCCTAACAGGTGGGCTCTGGTATGGCACGACACAGGTTGACAGTGCAGTACCCAAGATCCTTTTGCTGCTCTTCGCATTCATAGTGGACATTGCCACGATCTTCGTTCTTTCCCGGTTACGCGACATTATTGAGAAGCAGATCCAGATCCAGAATAGTTTTACTGCGCCTGCCTCTACGTATGTTGTCCAGGTTTCACCACAAAAAAAGGAACGCGATCGCATCGTTGTAAA from Silvimonas iriomotensis encodes the following:
- the dndB gene encoding DNA sulfur modification protein DndB, which translates into the protein MADNFSYVFPAIRGVQAGREYYVSMCPLRLLSKIFIFDNEELMPELRAQRTLNKARVPDISRYIVNNPQSYIFSAITASIDGAVSFAPVGSDNVTNFRMGTLTVDMHAKFIVNDGQHRRAAVEQALQAAPELGDETIAVVFFLDHGLERCQQMFADLNRHAVKPSSSLGVLYDHRSAAANVAKHLSLTSKVFHNLIETERSSLSERSRKLFTLSALHFAILEMLPEKELEDFTAASKKCQEFWEIVGAQFPEWIYVRESRMTAGEVRQDFIHSHAIVLQALGRVGKFLYQSSRPDLPKMLGKLRDIDWSRKNAPTWEGRAMIGGRMSKSSQNVTLTCNEIKRVLGLPLTPEELDVEQAFSAAHGFSAQLKEDSK
- the dndC gene encoding DNA phosphorothioation system sulfurtransferase DndC, whose amino-acid sequence is MTTPVDVIIQEIQSIYTADTIPWIIGYSGGKDSTASLQLVWNAIAALPAEQRVKDVHVISTDTLVENPVIAAWVENSLECIRRAAEGQGLPIKAHRLTPALENRFWVSLIGKGYPAPRNRFRWCTDRLKISASTKFIQELSEANNEAILVLGQRRGESQARDKVMDQYSGSSRARLSRNKDPKLSRVWVYLPVETWTSDDVWEYIITEPNPWGVDNQELFNIYRGATADAECPIVVDTSTPSCGDSRFGCYVCTMVSQDKSMQAMIQNDEQKAWMQPILDFRNKNLTTKDREVRDFVRLNGRVKAMDQSQELIHGPYLQEQRARLLEELLRTQKAVQSAKAVGYGRIELIGLDEIDEIRRIWVEEKGEIEDLVPKIYEKVFGQVYPGKLLEPVPLESDDLQMLKDIAAELDPQAADRLYRLTRSLLAVQFQSMQSQKRSKHLDNLESVLKANAFRTEDEALAFALETAQSVAEDLSDDLVDVTAQEEQ
- a CDS encoding DGQHR domain-containing protein, which encodes MNYNCFKFKQRNSPDAPYLCMFEAPVSDVIAWSTIPRLTPDNQDGIQRARKDSKVKAIKNFFTNDSRNTIPTAVVITMSEGSYSISENAGQKILTINPQNKEGIFVVDGQHRIYGLHAYDENSRIPVVAILNANSEERAFQFIVINNKVSKVPADHIRALTLKYTGNPDEADLAQRLKMAKLSLSQTLNYVGFANDLPDSPFYGLVSMPHVAEDNRRVVPAAIEASIAYIQSKNIRELSGDDSAYDFFITIWSTIKDTWPNTFAQSAKLLSKVGLVSMTQFITDTINTISSYPGSSVDIADSESLCIAIKKILTTQSEDFWMWDWDLAISDTRSVREAIQNALENIHQNNRYKENWFNQIDFITPPN
- the dndD gene encoding DNA sulfur modification protein DndD → MAKLTITQIAIENLGPFRERQTIDLDVKGDRPVILIKALNGSGKTTLLTALQIGLYGYKAINPARRSEYDQLIAGLQRKDAVSNAVVDLTLSIEIGAYKQTLLVHREWEPHKSSPKEQFAVFSNGMRDLEYTEMWDEFINSILPVELVQLFLFDGEKIESLANPERLPHLLRRATEVFLGLGGIDTLANDLKALERRAASKKDTANSLDKARADADDFDRQLKEVNDRIDILIQRQGQAHSELDAAQRRLEAFSVAAQRNGLTAYQQAAQLNEQAKIAKQQHEIAHNGLVHALEDPFLPLQWIKPLWERYRAQMQQEKQARHANLLAGEFAKRDERILQLLAIQTPQAKDTVASLLRQDLKRFAVPQGPEPILLLGADPLEIEPRLEQAAHQLKKATAEVENAAKMLEQTQLSAAQIPAKEQLSDIFDGMQHHTKAVADAERELQGLTTELSEARAMQTHLENRWNASLQRMRAELKDNALELKALDASARAKKALAIFRERLLASKAQWLADMITTEFKRLLRKRNLVSKVVVDPTSYAVAIEDVRGHVLPMERLSAGERQILAIAVLSALISERKGRFPVVVDTPLARLDRKHREALINNFFAKISHQVLVLSTDEEVEGSVYQTLQRHLNREYELIFDDASRSSSAALHQPQILAEAIS
- the dndE gene encoding DNA sulfur modification protein DndE translates to MIDRIRLSAAAKNQLANLKRRTGIEHYNTLCRHALCISLANPTVPPKESINFNGGIELDWRVFTSGQEVLYWNLIIVRAVEDAQELGEESLRQVLAAHIHRGLSYMASKSDEDLFSGLA